A single window of Penaeus vannamei isolate JL-2024 chromosome 24, ASM4276789v1, whole genome shotgun sequence DNA harbors:
- the LOC113823703 gene encoding uncharacterized protein produces the protein MWYLVSMLAVVALCDKTWAYSAQDQVDELSVRRITNSEGEGVSPCITLPDGGAPDLALEYESAFLKDGFEVVNMSVLHLEPDQTGTWSLYCLAPVVLSDLYFEGDVVLLVLARSEDNVVVAAAQEELSLKNVTAAVQQQGPETLSVRWNQEPGRNYLVQIWAVPSPARGHAPLATTSFGESRTETPEVVDVSGNVRCKNGSCSYYFLGLEKYGEYAAEVLDVTDPIIHTSRSRRQSVERHWTGLAIESVVIETTSPSSERPSKTLTTTATADEGLGVGEEGFRGVLINALDPSDVLESGEGDCLPFTNGCKIKNVQSLTYPNGEGQVKDLQLLLTQLDRGISSLVPVTDLHIRVSNVGPGSVQVSWEKTAVPLQFLVEVLPDKGGPAIAQDVTCGLEAPDCHAVFDQLFNGDYTARVSYEGALQTTLTVPFQVKDGADCQLPFEVLAGRCVLVDAVISGTWDEMKLFCHQLGGQLAKVDQLEFMYHLVKYIRDNGIDDNNYWIGGSETTTEGEFLWLDGEKVRQGTPYWSYESGAQRPVSDSSLRCIAMGQSVFYYFIDSLCNESYAAVCEKLA, from the exons ATGTGGTATTTGGTATCTATGCTTGCGGTAGTGGCCTTGTGTG aCAAGACCTGGGCCTATTCTGCACAAGACCAAGTAGATG AATTAAGTGTGCGAAGGATCACAAACAGCGAAGGAGAGGGCGTGTCCCCTTGCATCACGCTCCCCGACGGCGGCGCCCCAGACCTCGCCCTCGAATACGAATCCGCGTTCCTCAAGGACGGCTTCGAGGTCGTCAACATGAGCGTCCTCCACCTCGAGCCGGACCAGACGGGGACCTGGAGTCTCTACTGCTTGGCGCCGGTGGTCTTGAGTGACTTGTATTTCGAGGGGGACGTGGTGCTGCTGGTGCTGGCCAGGTCGGAGGACAATGTCGTGGTTGCCGCGGCCCAGGAAGAGCTGTCCCTTAAGA ACGTCACCGCAGCCGTGCAACAGCAGGGCCCCGAGACGCTGAGTGTAAGATGGAACCAAGAACCTGGACGAAACTACCTCGTTCAGATCTGGGCGGTTCCTTCCCCAGCCCGCGGACACGCCCCTCTCGCCACCACCAGCTTCGGCGAATCTCGAACGGAAACGCCAGAAGTGGTTGACGTTTCTGGAAATGTTCGATGCAAGAATGgtagttgttcttattatttcctcGGGCTGGAGAAGTACGGGGAATATGCGGCGGAAGTCCTGGATGTGACGGATCCTATAATTCATACTTCCAGAAGCAGAAGGCAGTCTGTGGAACGGCACTGGACTG GTCTGGCTATTGAGAGTGTCGTCATTGAAACGACCTCACCCAGCTCCGAACGCCCCTCAAAGACCCTGACGACCACGGCAACGGCTGACGAAGGGCTGGGCGTGGGGGAAGAAGGGTTCAGGGGAGTCCTTATTAACGCTCTCGATCCCAGTGACGTCCTTGAGAGTGGCGAAGGAGACTGTCTTCCCTTCAC CAACGGTTGTAAAATAAAGAACGTTCAGTCGCTTACATACCCTAATGGTGAAGGTCAAGTCAAAGACCTACAGCTTCTCTTGACCCAACTTGACCGAGGCATTTCTTCGCTGGTTCCCGTCACAG ACCTGCACATCCGAGTAAGCAACGTGGGCCCTGGGAGTGTACAAGTATCGTGGGAAAAAACAGCTGTTCCATTGCAGTTTTTAGTGGAAGTGTTGCCAGATAAAGGAGGCCCGGCGATTGCTCAGGACGTCACGTGTGGCTTGGAAG CTCCAGACTGCCATGCTGTGTTCGATCAGCTGTTCAACGGCGACTACACGGCGCGGGTGAGCTACGAAGGGGCGCTGCAGACGACGCTCACCGTTCCGTTCCAAGTGAAAGACGGCGCAG ACTGCCAGTTGCCGTTCGAAGTGCTGGCCGGCCGGTGCGTCCTCGTGGATGCTGTGATCTCCGGAACCTGGGATGAGATGAAGCTGTTCTGCCACCAGCTGGGAGGTCAGCTGGCCAAGGTGGACCAGCTGGAGTTCATGTATCACCTCGTCAAGTATATTCGTGATAATG GAATTGACGACAACAACTACTGGATAGGCGGCTCGGAAACAACCACGGAGGGAGAATTCCTCTGGCTGGACGGAGAGAAGGTTAGGCAAGGGACGCCATATTGGAGCTACGAGAGCGGGGCCCAACGACCGGTGTCCGATTCCTCTCTTAGATGCATCGCCATGGGTCAGTCGGTGTTTTACTATTTCATCGACAGCTTGTGCAACGAATCGTACGCGGCTGTGTGTGAGAAGCTGGCttag